The following coding sequences are from one Pelagovum sp. HNIBRBA483 window:
- a CDS encoding Bug family tripartite tricarboxylate transporter substrate binding protein, which yields MPIKNLKTALSGLALALAATAAQAEFPERDIEVIFPWPPGVTMTSSQVMAEAMSDELGVNVTVISTPGATGVKAMETAMNRPADGYTIFDGWVAPMVVQSLLGNVDGDHTDFTPLYALGAVPNSVIVRADDDRFPDLQSLIDYMTENPGDLRYTSGAYGNLPHVDLANMFRATDTVAQHVPYDGLEEALKDMRGGILDFMAGNPGFVRANSDHVRVLAAFSDLQSVQDIFGGVPLISEIEGIDYPLTGLAPMGWSWYVVPNGTPEEHVEVLRTAMAAALQKPEVTEYFESIGRPLLGYPPEDYMSTVDAVREQLSTATDAVDWEAQKLEALQ from the coding sequence ATGCCGATCAAGAATCTCAAGACAGCTTTGTCAGGGCTGGCCCTCGCCCTTGCGGCGACGGCAGCTCAGGCCGAATTCCCCGAGCGTGACATCGAAGTTATTTTTCCCTGGCCTCCGGGCGTGACAATGACATCGAGCCAGGTGATGGCCGAAGCCATGAGCGATGAACTGGGCGTCAATGTGACGGTGATCTCCACCCCCGGCGCGACCGGCGTCAAGGCAATGGAGACGGCGATGAACCGCCCGGCCGATGGTTATACGATTTTCGACGGCTGGGTGGCACCGATGGTTGTGCAATCGCTCCTCGGAAATGTGGACGGCGATCACACTGATTTCACCCCGCTCTACGCTCTTGGTGCGGTTCCGAACTCCGTAATCGTCCGCGCCGACGATGATCGGTTCCCGGATCTGCAATCGCTGATAGACTACATGACAGAGAACCCGGGTGACCTACGGTATACCTCAGGCGCTTACGGCAACCTGCCGCATGTGGACCTGGCGAACATGTTCCGTGCAACGGATACAGTCGCACAACACGTTCCCTATGACGGGCTGGAAGAAGCGCTGAAAGACATGCGCGGTGGCATCCTCGACTTCATGGCGGGCAACCCGGGCTTCGTGCGGGCCAATAGTGATCATGTGCGGGTTCTCGCGGCCTTCAGTGACCTGCAATCTGTCCAGGATATTTTCGGCGGGGTGCCGCTGATCTCTGAAATCGAAGGGATCGACTATCCTCTGACTGGCCTCGCCCCGATGGGATGGAGCTGGTACGTGGTACCAAACGGGACACCCGAAGAGCATGTCGAAGTGCTGCGCACAGCCATGGCAGCCGCGCTGCAAAAGCCAGAAGTTACAGAGTATTTCGAAAGCATCGGCCGTCCGCTTCTGGGCTACCCGCCAGAAGACTACATGTCGACCGTTGATGCAGTGCGCGAGCAGCTCTCCACAGCGACAGACGCCGTTGACTGGGAAGCCCAAAAGCTTGAAGCCCTGCAATAA
- a CDS encoding tripartite tricarboxylate transporter TctB family protein, whose translation MPPQSASSNPNNTAVDTRWHLVSRHFPVILFAILSGVVLYEAATTLTEQGHASGSAIRNAALYPRLLAGLLLFLVFLQVISDFRLSGPVPGAEEPAEPGQDRLTVFAALTLVAYIILLPIMGFLLTTPVFVLAFLLLLGDRNWRTLSFVPMATTAGCFVVFQMMFNVNLPRGLFGLALNF comes from the coding sequence ATGCCCCCACAAAGCGCCAGCTCCAATCCGAATAATACCGCGGTCGATACGCGCTGGCACCTCGTTTCACGGCACTTCCCGGTGATCCTCTTTGCGATATTGTCTGGCGTGGTGTTGTACGAAGCCGCCACGACGTTGACAGAACAGGGCCATGCCTCCGGCTCTGCAATCAGAAATGCCGCCCTCTATCCCCGGCTACTGGCGGGCTTGCTGTTGTTTCTCGTGTTCCTTCAGGTCATTTCCGACTTCAGACTGTCGGGACCGGTGCCCGGCGCCGAAGAGCCCGCGGAGCCCGGACAGGATCGACTGACCGTCTTCGCAGCACTGACGCTGGTGGCCTACATCATTCTATTGCCCATAATGGGCTTTCTCCTGACAACACCGGTTTTTGTACTGGCCTTCCTTTTGCTGCTTGGGGATCGCAACTGGAGGACACTGTCCTTTGTGCCGATGGCAACCACGGCCGGATGTTTTGTGGTCTTTCAGATGATGTTCAACGTGAACCTCCCGCGCGGCCTGTTTGGGCTGGCACTCAACTTTTAG